One window of Equus caballus isolate H_3958 breed thoroughbred chromosome 3, TB-T2T, whole genome shotgun sequence genomic DNA carries:
- the OR2AJ15 gene encoding olfactory receptor family 2 subfamily AJ member 15 produces the protein MMGLENHTYSSDFILLGLFSSSQTSLLFLSFILIIFIMTVAENTAMILLIHRDPRLHIPMYFLLSHLSFMDILHISNIVPKMVTNFLLGSRTISLAGCGFQIFLSLTLLGGECLLLAAMSNDRYVAICHPLHYPILMNGYVSTLMPTGSWFVGTVNSIVHTAYTLHLPFCGSRAIDHFFCEVPAMLKLSCVDTTHYEQGTYVSGIIFLSIPFSLIFVSYVQILPTVLQMKSSAAQKKSFSTSFFHMVVVIMYYGPFIFTYMRPKSYHTPGQYKFLAIFYTILTPTLNPIIYSFRNKDVLVAMKNMLKNNFMHKNRKNA, from the coding sequence ATGATGGGACTTGAGAATCACACTTACAGCAGTGACTTCATTTTGTTGGGACTGTTCTCCTCTTCCCAGACAAGCCTGCTTTTCTTATcctttatattaattattttcattatgacTGTAGCAGAAAATACAGCCATGATTCTCCTTATCCACAGGGACCCACGGCTTCACATTCCAATGTATTTCCTGCTCAGCCATCTTTCTTTTATGGATATCTTGCATATTTCCAATATTGTTCCCAAAATGGTCACTAACTTTCTATTAGGCAGCAGAACTATTTCTTTGGCTGGTTGTGGCTTCCAGATATTTCTATCCCTCACCCTCTTGGGTGGTGAGTGCCTTCTCCTGGCAGCAATGTCCAATGATCGCTACGTGGCCATCTGTCACCCACTGCACTATCCCATTCTTATGAATGGCTATGTCAGCACTCTCATGCCTACAGGGTCCTGGTTTGTTGGGACTGTCAACTCCATAGTTCACACAGCTTACACTCTCCATCTTCCCTTCTGTGGCTCAAGAGCTATtgatcactttttctgtgaagtccCTGCAATGTTGAAGTTGTCCTGTGTGGACACAACACACTATGAGCAAGGAACTTATGTAAGTGGCATCATTTTTCTGTCCATCCCTTTCTCCCTAATCTTTGTTTCCTATGTGCAAATTCTTCCTACTGTCCTCCAAATGAAATCATCTGCAGCACAGAAAAAGTCATTTTCCACCAGTTTTTTCCACATGGTTGTGGTCATAATGTACTATGGGCCATTTATTTTCACATACATGAGGCCTAAGTCATACCACACTCCAGGCCAGTATAAGTTCCTGGCCATATTCTATACCATCCTCACTCCCACACTCAACCCAATTATCTACAGCTTTAGGAATAAAGATGTTTTGGTGGCAatgaaaaatatgcttaaaaataactttatgcataaaaatagaaaaaatgcttga